The following coding sequences lie in one Halorussus halophilus genomic window:
- a CDS encoding sensor histidine kinase translates to MSQVQILTAGEGNRQALASVLRERYAVEDDQTFQGVDCHIVDDRTLPKYRDTLLAHKRDNHPQFCPVVLIRREDTDINIKLPDADSVDSPQIVDEIMTAPVDKATLFRRLSNLLSRRAQTRTLIEKTDRLDRFASMLAHELRNPVAIGQIYSQQLPTTADTEAVAYVTEAFDRLEAMIDVLLVLTRGSEAVSDATTINPAETARAAWDVADTASATLTVDIDGEIQADETYIRHLFRNLFENAVEHGGADVSVVVGALPSGFYVADDGTGVPPSKRETVFEAGYTTASEHGGAGLGLAFVRELADVYEWECSVTESETGGARFEFTGVDVTRGE, encoded by the coding sequence ATGAGTCAGGTGCAGATTCTCACCGCGGGCGAAGGTAATCGGCAGGCGTTAGCATCGGTGCTCCGAGAGCGCTACGCGGTCGAAGACGACCAGACGTTCCAGGGGGTCGACTGCCACATCGTCGATGACCGCACGCTCCCGAAGTATCGTGATACGTTGCTGGCGCACAAGCGCGACAACCATCCCCAGTTTTGTCCGGTCGTCCTCATTCGCCGCGAGGACACCGACATCAACATCAAGCTTCCCGACGCCGACTCGGTGGATTCCCCTCAGATTGTCGACGAAATCATGACCGCGCCGGTCGACAAGGCCACCCTCTTCCGACGACTCTCGAATCTACTCTCCCGCCGCGCCCAGACCAGGACGCTCATCGAGAAAACAGACCGACTCGACCGCTTTGCGAGTATGCTCGCACACGAACTCCGCAATCCCGTCGCCATCGGACAAATCTACAGCCAACAGTTGCCAACTACAGCGGACACTGAGGCGGTCGCGTACGTCACAGAGGCGTTCGACCGACTTGAGGCCATGATCGATGTACTGTTGGTGCTGACGCGGGGCAGCGAGGCGGTGTCCGATGCGACGACGATAAACCCGGCAGAGACCGCTCGGGCGGCATGGGACGTAGCGGACACCGCGAGCGCGACCTTGACGGTCGATATAGACGGGGAGATCCAAGCCGACGAAACGTACATCCGCCACCTCTTTCGGAATCTGTTCGAGAACGCGGTCGAACACGGCGGGGCAGACGTCTCCGTCGTCGTCGGTGCCCTTCCGTCGGGATTCTACGTGGCCGATGACGGAACGGGTGTCCCACCCTCCAAGCGCGAGACCGTGTTCGAGGCGGGCTACACCACCGCGAGCGAACACGGTGGGGCCGGATTGGGGCTGGCATTCGTCCGTGAACTGGCCGACGTGTACGAGTGGGAGTGTTCGGTCACGGAGAGCGAAACGGGCGGGGCGCGCTTCGAGTTCACGGGCGTAGACGTGACGCGCGGAGAATGA
- a CDS encoding CocE/NonD family hydrolase, translated as MVGEAEYEVHAQLDASVEMRDGVTLATDVYRPADPETGEPIDDPKPVLLDRTPYNKRGRMERHGEWFAKRGYVVAIQDCRGRFESEGDYYIFVNEAEDGYDTVEWLAEQDYCDGQVGTIGTSYGAWVQSALATQDPPHLEAMFVNQGAANGRKATFRHNGAFELRWLCWALTLGGGFAQRALDNPEIQQRLANVDVREVLADGPVQRGQSPLRHIPDYEEWAFDIMEQGDADDELWQSPGVNFENFYDESADVPTVYAGAWYDSYTKATCDNFEALAAKKSSDHYLLMGPWTHGWNSYPLPSWNKSYSGELEFGEQALRDYQETRLRFFDHYLKGEDTWSDQPTVQYFRMGTGSGKQTRDGRLYHGGEWAEGESWPLRNTEFTTYYAHSDGTLSTEKPTAREASTTYEFDPKDPVPTLGGNCSSYISYEPREESILEYPLGERKLLDMTGRGGYDQRTREDTYFADAPYRPLEERDDVLVFRTPPLEEAVEIAGPIRVSVFGSTDAKDTDFTAKLIDEYPPSEDFENGFALNLCDSICRARYRGYRDSADFVEPGAVYEFEMELYPTANVFEAGHQIRLDISSSNFPRYDVNHNTGGPLYGDREYNVAKNTVYFEQEHPTQVELPLRPRE; from the coding sequence ATGGTAGGAGAAGCCGAATACGAAGTACACGCCCAACTCGACGCCTCTGTGGAGATGCGAGACGGCGTGACGCTGGCGACGGACGTGTATCGGCCCGCCGACCCGGAGACCGGCGAGCCAATCGACGACCCGAAACCCGTGCTGCTCGACCGCACCCCGTACAACAAGCGCGGTCGGATGGAACGCCACGGCGAGTGGTTCGCCAAGCGGGGCTACGTCGTCGCCATTCAGGACTGCCGTGGACGCTTCGAGAGCGAGGGCGACTACTACATCTTCGTCAACGAAGCCGAGGACGGCTACGACACGGTCGAATGGCTCGCTGAGCAGGACTACTGCGACGGACAGGTCGGGACCATCGGCACCTCGTACGGCGCGTGGGTCCAGTCTGCGCTCGCCACGCAAGACCCGCCGCACCTGGAAGCGATGTTCGTCAATCAGGGGGCGGCGAACGGCCGAAAAGCTACCTTCCGGCACAACGGCGCGTTCGAACTGCGCTGGCTCTGCTGGGCACTGACGCTGGGCGGCGGGTTCGCCCAGCGCGCGCTCGACAACCCCGAGATTCAACAGCGACTGGCGAACGTAGACGTGCGCGAGGTACTTGCCGATGGGCCAGTCCAGCGCGGCCAATCACCACTCCGGCACATCCCCGACTACGAGGAGTGGGCGTTCGACATCATGGAGCAGGGCGACGCCGACGACGAGCTCTGGCAGTCGCCGGGCGTCAACTTCGAGAACTTCTACGACGAGAGTGCAGACGTGCCCACCGTCTACGCGGGCGCGTGGTACGACTCCTACACGAAGGCGACCTGCGACAACTTCGAGGCACTCGCGGCGAAGAAGTCGAGCGACCACTATCTGCTGATGGGACCGTGGACCCACGGCTGGAACAGCTACCCGCTCCCGTCGTGGAACAAGTCCTACTCGGGCGAACTGGAGTTCGGCGAGCAGGCCCTGCGAGACTATCAGGAGACCCGTCTGCGCTTCTTCGACCACTATCTGAAAGGCGAGGACACGTGGAGCGACCAACCGACGGTGCAGTACTTCCGAATGGGAACAGGGTCTGGGAAACAGACCCGAGACGGCCGACTCTACCACGGCGGTGAGTGGGCCGAAGGCGAGTCGTGGCCTCTCCGAAATACGGAGTTCACGACCTACTACGCGCACTCGGACGGCACCCTCAGCACCGAGAAACCGACCGCGAGGGAGGCTTCGACCACCTACGAGTTCGACCCCAAAGACCCAGTGCCGACGCTGGGCGGCAACTGCTCGTCGTACATCAGCTACGAACCGCGCGAGGAGTCGATTCTGGAGTACCCGCTCGGCGAGCGAAAACTGCTCGACATGACCGGCCGCGGCGGCTACGACCAGCGCACGCGAGAGGACACGTACTTCGCCGACGCTCCTTACCGACCGCTGGAGGAGCGCGACGACGTGCTGGTGTTCCGAACGCCGCCGCTCGAAGAGGCCGTCGAGATTGCCGGACCGATTCGAGTCAGCGTCTTCGGTTCGACGGACGCGAAAGACACGGACTTCACGGCGAAGCTCATCGACGAGTATCCGCCGAGCGAGGACTTCGAGAACGGCTTCGCGCTGAACCTCTGCGATTCGATTTGCCGTGCGCGGTATCGTGGGTATCGGGACAGCGCGGACTTCGTGGAACCGGGCGCAGTGTACGAATTCGAGATGGAACTCTATCCCACAGCGAACGTCTTCGAAGCGGGCCACCAGATTCGACTGGACATTTCGTCGTCGAACTTCCCGCGCTACGACGTGAACCACAACACGGGTGGCCCACTGTATGGGGACCGAGAGTACAACGTGGCGAAGAACACGGTGTACTTCGAGCAAGAGCATCCGACGCAAGTGGAGTTGCCGTTGCGACCGAGAGAGTAG
- a CDS encoding uracil-xanthine permease family protein — protein sequence MSDDPIEGDIAPEGPPPSDEPEAASFVEYGIEDKPPLGESILLGFQHYLTMIGATVAIPLALAGAMGMFETAPGDVGRLIGTFFVVSGIATLAQTTIGNKYPIVQGGTFSMLAPALAIIGVLASQGVGYEGMLQHLMGAVIVAGLVEVAIGYFGVMGALKRYVSPIVIAPTIALIGLALFSAPQITNPNFGAPGTGQNWWLVGLTLVLIVGFSQYLDTYHRTFRLFPVLLGIGTAWIVAFALSWAGVFPSGSTSYVDIGAVMSAPLIQPVVPFQWGMPQFQLSFIIGMIAGMLASAIESFGDYHAVARMAGKGAPSKKRIDHGIGMEGLGNAFAGIMGTGNGSTSYTENVGAIGITGVASRYVVQIGAIVMIIAGYIGFVGQAFATIPAPIVGGLYIAMFGQIAAVGLSQLQFVDLDSNRNVFIVGFALFAGLAIPAYMGNVEGGAAGFQEGLSQVALLGGVLGSEVIATTVFVIGSTGMAVGGIIAFFLDNTIEGTAEERGITELEEMSEDDSDFDAFFDRFSRSSESEEPAPRAD from the coding sequence ATGAGCGACGACCCCATAGAGGGTGACATTGCGCCGGAAGGACCGCCACCGAGCGACGAGCCAGAAGCCGCGAGCTTCGTGGAGTACGGCATCGAAGACAAGCCACCGTTGGGCGAGTCGATACTCTTAGGATTCCAACATTATCTGACGATGATCGGTGCGACGGTCGCCATCCCGCTCGCGCTCGCTGGCGCGATGGGGATGTTCGAGACGGCACCGGGCGACGTGGGTCGTCTCATCGGCACATTCTTCGTCGTCTCCGGTATCGCCACGTTGGCACAGACGACCATCGGGAACAAGTACCCCATCGTGCAAGGTGGAACGTTCTCGATGCTCGCCCCCGCGCTCGCTATCATCGGCGTGCTCGCGTCACAGGGCGTCGGTTACGAGGGGATGTTACAACACCTGATGGGTGCGGTCATCGTCGCAGGCTTGGTCGAGGTGGCAATCGGTTACTTCGGCGTGATGGGAGCGCTCAAACGCTACGTGAGCCCCATCGTCATCGCACCGACCATCGCACTCATCGGTCTCGCGCTGTTCAGCGCACCACAGATTACGAACCCGAATTTCGGCGCACCAGGCACCGGACAGAACTGGTGGCTCGTGGGTCTGACCCTCGTTCTCATCGTCGGCTTCTCTCAGTACCTCGACACCTACCACCGAACGTTCAGACTGTTCCCGGTGCTACTCGGCATCGGCACCGCGTGGATCGTCGCGTTCGCCCTTTCGTGGGCAGGCGTCTTCCCGTCTGGTTCGACTAGCTACGTCGATATCGGTGCAGTGATGAGCGCGCCGCTCATTCAGCCAGTCGTGCCGTTCCAGTGGGGCATGCCGCAGTTCCAACTTTCGTTCATCATCGGGATGATTGCCGGGATGCTCGCGTCAGCCATCGAAAGCTTCGGTGACTACCACGCGGTTGCCCGAATGGCTGGCAAAGGCGCCCCGAGCAAGAAGCGCATCGACCACGGCATCGGCATGGAGGGCCTCGGCAACGCCTTCGCGGGCATCATGGGCACCGGCAACGGTTCGACCTCCTACACGGAGAACGTCGGTGCCATCGGCATCACGGGCGTCGCTTCCCGATACGTCGTCCAAATCGGTGCCATCGTGATGATTATCGCGGGTTACATCGGCTTCGTCGGTCAAGCGTTCGCCACGATTCCCGCACCCATTGTCGGTGGTCTCTACATCGCAATGTTCGGCCAAATCGCTGCGGTCGGTCTCTCCCAACTCCAGTTCGTGGACTTGGACAGCAACCGAAACGTCTTCATCGTCGGGTTCGCGCTGTTCGCCGGGCTTGCGATTCCGGCCTACATGGGTAACGTCGAAGGCGGTGCCGCTGGCTTCCAAGAGGGCCTCTCGCAGGTCGCTCTGCTCGGCGGCGTGCTCGGCAGTGAAGTCATCGCGACGACCGTGTTCGTCATCGGTTCGACGGGCATGGCCGTCGGCGGCATCATCGCGTTCTTCCTTGACAACACCATCGAAGGCACCGCCGAAGAGCGCGGCATCACCGAACTCGAAGAGATGTCGGAAGACGATTCGGACTTCGACGCCTTCTTCGACCGATTCTCGCGGTCGTCGGAGAGCGAGGAACCCGCACCGCGCGCGGACTAA
- a CDS encoding dihydroorotase: MDGQADLRVVNARVVTPSGSIDGGVAAADGEIVAVGSERNLPDADRTIDAEGNYLIPGFIDPHVHWGLSRYEYEYHEGLAHDFETETRGAVHGGVTSVVNFLLQPDPYVPDMDFFREVGEENSYIDFAYHAIVHQDHHVEEIQDLAEEGVRSFKVFFNWYKHASPELGIDHSDAGRVYKVLDDVADIPGGVVMFHAENEDLAIERRKELQEEGRNDLEAWSESAPNICEAMQIEQIGRLTEFTDSRAYIVHMSTGEGVDICERFQEKGVNLHAETLPAFLAHTKDKDLGNWGKISPPLRGEESKKRLWEGLRNGTVEYLGTDHCPHKIEFKEKDTGKYGDVWDAIPGDNNGIEYFLPVMMSEGVNKNRLSMERLVEVACENNAKRWGLYPRKGALAEGSDADMVIVDLDKSRVVDDDFYHTMEPGYSTFHGEELTGLPTHTIVGGEVVVEDDELQVDKGGRSYLARGPEGVVRE; this comes from the coding sequence ATGGACGGACAAGCAGACCTTCGAGTCGTCAACGCCCGTGTCGTAACCCCGAGCGGTTCCATCGACGGCGGCGTCGCGGCCGCTGACGGTGAAATCGTCGCAGTCGGTTCCGAGCGAAACCTCCCTGACGCAGACCGCACCATCGACGCGGAGGGCAACTATCTGATTCCTGGCTTCATCGACCCGCACGTTCACTGGGGGCTCTCCCGCTACGAGTACGAATACCACGAAGGGCTCGCCCACGACTTCGAGACAGAGACCCGCGGCGCGGTCCACGGGGGCGTCACCTCCGTCGTGAACTTCCTCCTCCAACCGGACCCCTACGTGCCGGACATGGACTTCTTCCGCGAGGTCGGCGAAGAGAACTCCTACATCGACTTCGCCTACCACGCCATCGTCCATCAGGACCACCACGTCGAGGAAATTCAGGACCTCGCCGAGGAGGGCGTCCGCTCGTTCAAGGTCTTCTTCAACTGGTACAAACACGCTTCGCCCGAGTTGGGCATCGACCACTCCGACGCGGGTCGGGTCTACAAGGTACTGGACGACGTGGCCGACATCCCCGGCGGCGTCGTGATGTTCCACGCCGAGAACGAGGACTTGGCAATCGAGCGTCGCAAGGAGTTACAGGAAGAGGGCCGCAACGACCTCGAAGCGTGGTCCGAATCCGCGCCGAACATCTGCGAGGCGATGCAGATAGAGCAGATTGGGAGACTCACGGAGTTCACCGACTCACGGGCCTACATCGTCCACATGAGCACGGGCGAGGGCGTGGACATCTGCGAGCGATTCCAAGAGAAAGGCGTCAACCTCCACGCCGAGACGCTCCCGGCCTTTTTGGCCCACACGAAAGACAAGGACCTCGGCAACTGGGGTAAGATTTCCCCGCCGCTCCGTGGCGAGGAGAGCAAGAAGCGCCTCTGGGAGGGCCTCCGAAACGGCACCGTCGAGTACCTCGGCACGGACCACTGCCCGCACAAAATCGAGTTCAAGGAGAAGGACACGGGCAAGTACGGCGACGTGTGGGACGCTATTCCGGGCGACAACAACGGCATCGAGTACTTCCTGCCGGTGATGATGAGCGAAGGCGTCAACAAGAACCGCCTCTCGATGGAGCGACTCGTGGAGGTGGCCTGCGAGAACAACGCCAAGCGCTGGGGTCTCTACCCCCGGAAGGGCGCGCTCGCGGAAGGGTCGGACGCAGACATGGTCATCGTCGATTTGGACAAATCGAGAGTCGTGGACGACGACTTCTACCACACCATGGAACCGGGCTACTCGACGTTCCACGGCGAGGAACTGACCGGCCTGCCGACGCACACGATTGTGGGTGGAGAGGTTGTCGTGGAAGACGACGAACTGCAAGTTGACAAGGGCGGTCGGAGCTATCTGGCGCGCGGGCCTGAAGGCGTCGTGCGGGAGTAG
- a CDS encoding aldo/keto reductase, protein METRSLGDTGHDSTVMTFGAIALNWLEQEGANQMVELVLDRGVNHFDVAPTYGDAELKLGPKLRQHREDIFLGCKTQERDYEGAKQKLERSLDRLGVDTIDLYQVHGLEYEAELDTITGEDGALEAFREAKAEGLIDHIGLTSHGNPQLILDAIDRIDDLETVMFPLNPVVAGKDDDEHDYEAVLERANDENVGTLGIKAFAKGPWPSTDELSEADRPYANWYEPTDTPTEIAERFDFAAAQGLTSVVSPGDPKLVAMVLDAARRYDGMDEAAQRSLVERLRHDESPVPEQLHH, encoded by the coding sequence ATGGAGACGCGCTCACTCGGTGACACCGGACACGACAGCACCGTCATGACGTTCGGCGCGATTGCGCTCAACTGGCTCGAACAGGAGGGCGCGAACCAGATGGTCGAACTCGTCCTCGACCGCGGCGTCAATCACTTCGACGTCGCCCCGACCTACGGCGACGCAGAACTGAAACTCGGACCGAAGCTCCGCCAACACCGTGAGGATATCTTCCTCGGTTGCAAGACCCAAGAGCGTGACTACGAGGGTGCGAAACAGAAGCTCGAACGCTCGCTGGACCGCCTCGGCGTCGATACAATCGACCTGTATCAGGTACACGGTCTCGAATACGAAGCGGAACTGGACACCATCACGGGCGAAGATGGTGCGCTCGAAGCGTTCCGCGAGGCCAAAGCGGAGGGCCTTATCGACCACATCGGCCTGACCAGCCACGGAAATCCCCAACTCATTCTCGATGCAATCGACCGCATCGACGACCTCGAAACAGTGATGTTCCCGTTGAATCCCGTCGTCGCTGGCAAGGACGACGACGAACACGACTACGAGGCCGTCTTGGAGCGGGCGAACGACGAGAACGTCGGCACGCTCGGCATCAAGGCGTTCGCGAAGGGACCGTGGCCCTCGACGGACGAACTGTCAGAGGCCGACCGCCCGTACGCGAACTGGTACGAGCCGACTGACACGCCGACCGAGATAGCGGAACGGTTCGACTTCGCGGCCGCACAGGGTCTGACGAGCGTCGTCAGTCCAGGAGACCCGAAGCTCGTCGCGATGGTGCTCGACGCTGCACGACGCTACGACGGAATGGACGAGGCCGCCCAGCGGTCGCTGGTCGAGCGCCTCCGTCACGACGAAAGTCCGGTGCCCGAGCAACTCCACCACTAA
- a CDS encoding class I SAM-dependent methyltransferase — protein sequence MDIPQTVRTALADQPVCGSTCLEAGAGVGNTTAGLLAEGCARVYAVTNDGEHATTVRERVGREESDRTAVLEADLRDVPLSDDSIELITAHGLFNVLAPDALGTVVAELTRVAKPGCRLVVDDYAPLPDDAAVSDLFAVENAITELAEGRPALTFYPVSVLRRLFAGYGWEFDRKRILLDPVPWTASHVEAHTEVVRRAAETLSSDVGESLLEEAERLAAEIGEESVGEMYSVAMRLPR from the coding sequence ATGGACATCCCCCAAACGGTCAGGACTGCTCTCGCGGACCAGCCAGTGTGTGGTTCGACCTGTCTCGAAGCCGGAGCAGGCGTCGGCAATACCACGGCTGGACTCCTTGCCGAAGGTTGCGCTCGTGTCTACGCGGTGACGAACGACGGCGAACACGCGACGACCGTCCGTGAACGAGTCGGACGCGAGGAGTCTGACCGAACTGCTGTACTGGAAGCGGACCTCCGCGACGTCCCCCTGAGTGACGATTCAATCGAGCTTATCACCGCCCACGGCCTGTTCAACGTGCTCGCCCCAGACGCGCTCGGGACTGTCGTGGCTGAGTTGACTAGAGTTGCGAAACCGGGATGTCGTCTCGTCGTCGACGATTACGCGCCCCTGCCGGATGATGCGGCCGTCAGTGACCTGTTCGCCGTCGAGAACGCTATCACGGAACTGGCCGAAGGAAGACCCGCACTGACGTTCTATCCGGTGTCGGTGCTACGACGACTGTTCGCCGGGTACGGATGGGAGTTCGACCGGAAACGAATCTTACTCGACCCGGTGCCGTGGACTGCGAGTCACGTCGAGGCACACACCGAGGTCGTTCGCAGGGCCGCCGAAACGCTGTCTAGCGACGTGGGTGAGTCTCTTCTCGAAGAGGCTGAGCGTCTCGCTGCCGAGATAGGCGAGGAATCGGTCGGCGAGATGTACAGTGTCGCGATGCGACTGCCGAGGTAA
- the ggt gene encoding gamma-glutamyltransferase: MPDPDLDRFSSRRSTVYAKNGLVSTSQPLAAEAGVQLLREGGNAFDAAVATAAALNVVEPTSTGLGGDVFALYKTADGEVGAMRSCGGAPAEATIENVRNALREADDASQYYPESRGYATDDAEEAGMPFLGPHAVTVPGTARGWEATVQELGRLTLADALQPAIGYATEGYPVSEVIASHWTGAEDLFTDDHAREAYLKDGNAPGVGEEMTLPRLGETMETIAEEGADVVYEGEIAEQIAGEIQEKGGFMTVEDLAAFEPEFIDPVSTTYNGAEIYELPPNNQGLIALEALNIAEELDAGEHPIDSPERVHYFAEAMKRAFHDGHRYITDPEYEEIPPLADKGYAKERAEEVGESASDVSFGFPGDTGADHAEDADTVLLTVADDEGNVVSYINSRFAGFGSGLVAGDTGIALQNRGASFSLDSEHPNSLEPGKRPFHTLIPALAKFDEDDWAAFGVMGGYMQPQGHVQVISNIVDYDVPLQAALDEPRWRYREDGSLAVEARMDDRVQSKLARMGHDVSVLPPVMFGGAQITRCAEDVLSGATEPRKDGNATGY; this comes from the coding sequence ATGCCCGACCCGGACCTCGACAGGTTCAGTTCACGACGCTCGACAGTGTACGCCAAGAACGGTCTCGTCTCGACGAGTCAACCACTCGCCGCGGAGGCTGGAGTCCAACTCTTGCGGGAAGGCGGCAACGCCTTCGACGCGGCCGTCGCCACCGCCGCCGCGCTCAACGTGGTCGAACCCACGAGTACAGGTCTCGGCGGCGACGTGTTCGCGCTCTACAAGACCGCCGACGGCGAGGTCGGCGCGATGCGGTCTTGCGGTGGTGCGCCCGCCGAGGCGACCATCGAGAACGTCCGCAACGCGCTCCGCGAGGCAGACGACGCCTCGCAGTACTACCCCGAATCGCGGGGCTACGCGACAGACGACGCAGAAGAGGCGGGTATGCCCTTCCTCGGCCCCCACGCGGTTACGGTGCCCGGCACCGCCCGCGGGTGGGAAGCCACCGTGCAGGAACTCGGCCGTCTCACGCTCGCCGACGCCCTGCAACCTGCAATCGGCTACGCGACCGAGGGGTATCCCGTCTCGGAGGTTATCGCCTCCCACTGGACCGGCGCGGAGGACTTGTTCACCGACGACCACGCCCGCGAGGCGTACCTGAAAGATGGAAATGCGCCCGGCGTCGGCGAAGAAATGACGCTCCCGAGACTCGGCGAGACGATGGAGACGATTGCGGAGGAAGGTGCTGACGTGGTCTACGAAGGCGAGATAGCAGAGCAGATTGCAGGCGAAATTCAGGAGAAGGGCGGGTTCATGACCGTCGAGGACTTAGCCGCCTTCGAACCCGAATTTATCGACCCCGTCTCGACCACCTACAACGGTGCGGAAATCTACGAACTCCCGCCGAACAACCAAGGTCTCATCGCGCTCGAAGCCCTCAACATCGCCGAAGAACTCGATGCGGGCGAGCATCCCATCGACTCCCCCGAGCGCGTCCACTACTTCGCGGAGGCGATGAAGCGCGCGTTCCACGACGGCCACCGGTACATCACCGACCCCGAGTACGAGGAGATTCCGCCGCTCGCAGACAAGGGCTACGCCAAAGAACGCGCCGAAGAGGTCGGCGAGTCGGCCAGCGACGTGAGCTTCGGCTTCCCCGGTGACACCGGTGCGGACCACGCCGAGGACGCAGACACCGTCTTGCTGACCGTCGCCGACGACGAGGGCAACGTCGTCTCCTACATCAACTCCCGGTTCGCTGGCTTCGGTTCCGGTCTCGTCGCTGGCGACACTGGCATCGCGCTCCAGAACCGCGGGGCCTCTTTCTCGCTGGACTCCGAGCATCCGAACAGCCTCGAACCCGGAAAACGCCCGTTCCACACGCTGATTCCAGCACTTGCGAAGTTCGACGAGGACGACTGGGCGGCGTTCGGCGTCATGGGCGGCTACATGCAACCGCAAGGACACGTCCAAGTCATCTCGAATATCGTCGATTACGACGTGCCGCTACAAGCCGCGCTCGACGAACCGCGCTGGCGCTACCGCGAAGACGGGTCGCTGGCCGTCGAAGCGCGCATGGACGACCGCGTGCAGTCGAAACTCGCGCGGATGGGCCACGACGTGAGCGTTCTCCCGCCGGTGATGTTCGGGGGTGCCCAGATTACTCGGTGTGCGGAGGACGTGCTGTCGGGTGCGACGGAACCGCGAAAAGACGGCAACGCCACCGGTTACTGA
- a CDS encoding DUF7344 domain-containing protein, which translates to MTDDSVADDEQEQDRDESPSEIDETLSLLSDRYRRHALACLDGQPEPVPIERLTDEVAGREFQQPPDQVSMITRTEIATALHHNHLPKLEQAGIIVYDSNDGEVTKINIKAPLTSFLDQVRRHEG; encoded by the coding sequence ATGACCGACGACTCGGTCGCGGACGACGAGCAAGAGCAAGACCGCGACGAGTCACCCTCCGAGATAGACGAGACGTTGTCGCTACTGAGCGACCGCTACCGCCGTCACGCCCTCGCCTGTCTCGACGGACAGCCAGAACCGGTACCAATCGAGCGACTCACCGACGAAGTCGCTGGCCGGGAGTTCCAACAACCGCCCGACCAAGTCTCGATGATTACTCGCACCGAAATCGCCACCGCGCTCCATCACAACCACTTGCCGAAACTGGAGCAGGCTGGCATCATCGTCTACGACTCCAACGACGGCGAAGTGACGAAGATAAATATCAAAGCACCGCTGACGAGTTTTCTCGACCAAGTGCGCCGACACGAGGGATGA
- a CDS encoding Sec-independent protein translocase subunit TatA/TatB, whose translation MVLETTPLFGPVPGGMEMMVILLIAVLLFGANKIPKLARSTGEAMGEFKKGRQDIEDELDEMKGDDINAETNTNTNTNSVAETETEA comes from the coding sequence ATGGTACTCGAAACCACACCACTGTTCGGACCCGTTCCCGGCGGCATGGAGATGATGGTCATCCTCCTCATCGCCGTCCTGCTGTTCGGCGCGAACAAGATTCCGAAGCTAGCACGTTCGACCGGCGAAGCGATGGGCGAGTTCAAGAAAGGTCGCCAAGACATCGAAGACGAACTGGACGAGATGAAGGGCGACGACATCAACGCCGAGACCAACACCAACACGAACACGAACTCCGTCGCCGAGACTGAGACCGAAGCCTGA